One Osmerus mordax isolate fOsmMor3 chromosome 16, fOsmMor3.pri, whole genome shotgun sequence genomic window carries:
- the LOC136959091 gene encoding kinesin-1 heavy chain-like isoform X1, with protein MTRILQDSLGGNCRTTIIICCSPSSYNESESKSTLMFGQRAKTIKNTVCVCVPLRAKTIKNTVCVNVELTAEQWKKKYEREKEKNKTLRSTVTWLENELNRWRNGESVPVDEQFDKEKANAEVLALDNVPNDKPASTPNVPGVRLTDAEKGKCEAELAKLYNQLDDKDDEINQQSQLVEKLKQQMLDQDELLSSSRRDHDNLQGELNRLQAENEASKEEVKEVLQALEELAVNYDQKSQEVEDKTKEFEMLSDELNQKSSVLSSIDSELQKLKEMSNHQKKRVTEMMSSLLKDLAEIGIAVGSNDIKQHEGSGLIDEEFTVARLYISKMKSEVKTLVKRSRQLESTQSESNQKMEENEKELAACQLRISQHEAKIKSLTEYLQNVEQKKRQLEENVDSLNEELVKINAQEKVHAMEKENEIQSANEVKEAVEKQIHGHREAHQKQISSLRDELEKKEKLITDLQDLNQKIMLEQERLRVEHEKLKSTDQEKSRKLHELTVMQDRREQARQDLKGLEETVAKELQTLHNLRKLFVQDLATRVKKSAEMDSDDTGGSAAQKQKISFLENNLEQLTKVHKQLVRDNADLRCELPKLEKRLRATAERVKALETALKEAKENAARDRKRYQQEVDRIKEAVRAKNMARRGHSAQIAKPIRPGQPPVASPTHPNVIRSGGGLYQNSQAVAIRGGGAKQDKNS; from the exons ATGACCCGTATCCTGCAGGACTCCCTGGGGGGTAACTGTcgaaccaccatcatcatctgctgctccccctcctcctacaaCGAGTCGGAGAGCAAGTCCACCCTCATGTTCGGACAGAG AGCTAAGACCATCAagaacacggtgtgtgtgtgtgttcccctcagAGCGAAGACCATCAAGAACacggtgtgtgtgaacgtggaGCTGACGGCCGAGCAGTGGAAGAAGAAGtacgagagggagaaggagaagaacaaGACCCTGCGCAGCACCGTCACCTGGCTGGAGAACGAGCTCAACCGCTGGAGGAACG gagagagcgTGCCGGTGGACGAGCAGTTCGACAAGGAGAAGGCCAACGCAGAGGTGCTGGCCCTGGACAACGTCCCGAACGACAAGCCCGCCTCCACGCCCAACGTCCCGGGGGTGCGTCTGACGGACGCAGAGAAGGGCAAGTGTGAGGCGGAGCTGGCTAAGCTGTACAACCAGCTGGacgacaag GACGATGAGATCAACCAGCAGAGTCAGCTGGTGGAGAAACTGAAACAACAGATGCTGGACcaggatgag CTGCTGTCGTCGTCTCGCCGCGACCACGAcaacctgcagggggagctgaACCGCCTGCAGGCGGAGAACGAGGCGTccaaggaggaggtgaaggaggtgctgcaggccctggaggagctggCCGTCAACTACGACCAGAAGAgccaggaggtggaggacaaGACCAAGGAGTTCGAGATGCTCAGCGACGAGCTCAACCAGAAATCG TCCGTACTGTCCTCCATCGACTCAGAGCTGCAGAAGCTGAAGGAGATGTCCAACCACCAGAAGAAGAGGGTGACAGAGATGATGTCCTCTCTGCTCAAGGACCTGGCGGAGATCGGCATCGCCGTGGGCAGCAACGACATCAAG caacaCGAGGGCAGCGGTCTGATAGACGAGGAGTTCACGGTGGCTCGTCTCTACATCAGTAAGATGAAGTCGGAGGTGAAGACCCTGGTGAAGCGCAGCAGGCAGCTGGAGAGCACACAGTCTGAGAGCAaccagaagatggaggagaacgAGAAGGAGCTGGCCGCATGCCAGCTGCGCATCTCCCAG cACGAGGCTAAGATCAAGTCTCTGACGGAGTACCTCCAGAACGTGGAGCAGAAGAagaggcagctggaggagaacGTGGACTCCCTCAACGAGGAGCTGGTCAAGATCAACGCCCAGG AGAAAGTCCATGCCATGGAGAAGGAGAACGAGATCCAGTCAGCCAATGAAGTCAAG gAGGCTGTGGAGAAGCAGATCCACGGTCACCGCGAGGCCCACCAGAAGCAGATCAGTAGCCTGAGAGACGagctggagaagaaggagaaactGATCACAGATCTGCAGGA tCTGAACCAGAAGATcatgctggagcaggagaggctgagggtggAGCACGAGAAGCTCAAGTCCACCGACCAGGAGAAGAGCCGCAAGCTGCACGAGCTCAc GGTGatgcaggacaggagggagcaggccagacaggacctgaaggggctggaggagactgTG GCTAAGGAACTCCAGACTCTGCACAACCTTAGGAAGCTCTTCGTCCAGGACCTGGCCACTCGAGTTAAAAAG AGCGCAGAGATGGACTCTGATGACACAGGGGGCAGCGCCGCCCAGAAACAGAAGATCTCCTTCCTGGAGAACAACCTGGAACAGCTCACCAAGGTCCACAAGCAG cTGGTCCGTGACAACGCTGACCTGCGCTGTGAGCTCCCCAAGCTGGAGAAGCGTCTGCGGGCCACGGCGGAGCGTGTCAAGGCCCTGGAGACGGCCCTGAAGGAGGCCAAGGAGAACGCCGCCCGCGACCGCAAGCGCTACCAGCAGGAGGTGGACCGCATCAAGGAGGCCGTGAGGGCCAAGAACATGGCCAGGAGGGGGCATTCTGCTCAGATcg ccaAACCCATCCGCCCAGGGCAGCCCCCCGTGGCGTCCCCCACGCACCCCAACGTGATCCGCAGCGGAGGGGGCCTCTACCAGAACAGCCAGGCTGTGGCCATCAGGGGCGGAGGAGCCAAGCAGGACAAGAA CAGCTGA
- the LOC136959091 gene encoding kinesin-1 heavy chain-like isoform X2 → MTRILQDSLGGNCRTTIIICCSPSSYNESESKSTLMFGQRAKTIKNTVCVCVPLRAKTIKNTVCVNVELTAEQWKKKYEREKEKNKTLRSTVTWLENELNRWRNGESVPVDEQFDKEKANAEVLALDNVPNDKPASTPNVPGVRLTDAEKGKCEAELAKLYNQLDDKDDEINQQSQLVEKLKQQMLDQDELLSSSRRDHDNLQGELNRLQAENEASKEEVKEVLQALEELAVNYDQKSQEVEDKTKEFEMLSDELNQKSSVLSSIDSELQKLKEMSNHQKKRVTEMMSSLLKDLAEIGIAVGSNDIKQHEGSGLIDEEFTVARLYISKMKSEVKTLVKRSRQLESTQSESNQKMEENEKELAACQLRISQHEAKIKSLTEYLQNVEQKKRQLEENVDSLNEELVKINAQEKVHAMEKENEIQSANEVKEAVEKQIHGHREAHQKQISSLRDELEKKEKLITDLQDLNQKIMLEQERLRVEHEKLKSTDQEKSRKLHELTVMQDRREQARQDLKGLEETVAKELQTLHNLRKLFVQDLATRVKKSAEMDSDDTGGSAAQKQKISFLENNLEQLTKVHKQLVRDNADLRCELPKLEKRLRATAERVKALETALKEAKENAARDRKRYQQEVDRIKEAVRAKNMARRGHSAQIAKPIRPGQPPVASPTHPNVIRSGGGLYQNSQAVAIRGGGAKQDKN, encoded by the exons ATGACCCGTATCCTGCAGGACTCCCTGGGGGGTAACTGTcgaaccaccatcatcatctgctgctccccctcctcctacaaCGAGTCGGAGAGCAAGTCCACCCTCATGTTCGGACAGAG AGCTAAGACCATCAagaacacggtgtgtgtgtgtgttcccctcagAGCGAAGACCATCAAGAACacggtgtgtgtgaacgtggaGCTGACGGCCGAGCAGTGGAAGAAGAAGtacgagagggagaaggagaagaacaaGACCCTGCGCAGCACCGTCACCTGGCTGGAGAACGAGCTCAACCGCTGGAGGAACG gagagagcgTGCCGGTGGACGAGCAGTTCGACAAGGAGAAGGCCAACGCAGAGGTGCTGGCCCTGGACAACGTCCCGAACGACAAGCCCGCCTCCACGCCCAACGTCCCGGGGGTGCGTCTGACGGACGCAGAGAAGGGCAAGTGTGAGGCGGAGCTGGCTAAGCTGTACAACCAGCTGGacgacaag GACGATGAGATCAACCAGCAGAGTCAGCTGGTGGAGAAACTGAAACAACAGATGCTGGACcaggatgag CTGCTGTCGTCGTCTCGCCGCGACCACGAcaacctgcagggggagctgaACCGCCTGCAGGCGGAGAACGAGGCGTccaaggaggaggtgaaggaggtgctgcaggccctggaggagctggCCGTCAACTACGACCAGAAGAgccaggaggtggaggacaaGACCAAGGAGTTCGAGATGCTCAGCGACGAGCTCAACCAGAAATCG TCCGTACTGTCCTCCATCGACTCAGAGCTGCAGAAGCTGAAGGAGATGTCCAACCACCAGAAGAAGAGGGTGACAGAGATGATGTCCTCTCTGCTCAAGGACCTGGCGGAGATCGGCATCGCCGTGGGCAGCAACGACATCAAG caacaCGAGGGCAGCGGTCTGATAGACGAGGAGTTCACGGTGGCTCGTCTCTACATCAGTAAGATGAAGTCGGAGGTGAAGACCCTGGTGAAGCGCAGCAGGCAGCTGGAGAGCACACAGTCTGAGAGCAaccagaagatggaggagaacgAGAAGGAGCTGGCCGCATGCCAGCTGCGCATCTCCCAG cACGAGGCTAAGATCAAGTCTCTGACGGAGTACCTCCAGAACGTGGAGCAGAAGAagaggcagctggaggagaacGTGGACTCCCTCAACGAGGAGCTGGTCAAGATCAACGCCCAGG AGAAAGTCCATGCCATGGAGAAGGAGAACGAGATCCAGTCAGCCAATGAAGTCAAG gAGGCTGTGGAGAAGCAGATCCACGGTCACCGCGAGGCCCACCAGAAGCAGATCAGTAGCCTGAGAGACGagctggagaagaaggagaaactGATCACAGATCTGCAGGA tCTGAACCAGAAGATcatgctggagcaggagaggctgagggtggAGCACGAGAAGCTCAAGTCCACCGACCAGGAGAAGAGCCGCAAGCTGCACGAGCTCAc GGTGatgcaggacaggagggagcaggccagacaggacctgaaggggctggaggagactgTG GCTAAGGAACTCCAGACTCTGCACAACCTTAGGAAGCTCTTCGTCCAGGACCTGGCCACTCGAGTTAAAAAG AGCGCAGAGATGGACTCTGATGACACAGGGGGCAGCGCCGCCCAGAAACAGAAGATCTCCTTCCTGGAGAACAACCTGGAACAGCTCACCAAGGTCCACAAGCAG cTGGTCCGTGACAACGCTGACCTGCGCTGTGAGCTCCCCAAGCTGGAGAAGCGTCTGCGGGCCACGGCGGAGCGTGTCAAGGCCCTGGAGACGGCCCTGAAGGAGGCCAAGGAGAACGCCGCCCGCGACCGCAAGCGCTACCAGCAGGAGGTGGACCGCATCAAGGAGGCCGTGAGGGCCAAGAACATGGCCAGGAGGGGGCATTCTGCTCAGATcg ccaAACCCATCCGCCCAGGGCAGCCCCCCGTGGCGTCCCCCACGCACCCCAACGTGATCCGCAGCGGAGGGGGCCTCTACCAGAACAGCCAGGCTGTGGCCATCAGGGGCGGAGGAGCCAAGCAGGACAAGAA CTGA
- the LOC136958798 gene encoding rho GTPase-activating protein 12-like yields the protein MADLPIAPGQVYIEVEYDYEYKAKERLITIHQGEHFLLVKKSNEDWWQVRRDEGAKPFYVPAQYVREVRKALMPPPKHLLLPGPATASRGTQEVRRSNENLNRSGGSESSVLGLRSHSPSSPSPSTSSGHPTPPTVHRNANHSPGSDNDHALPEAPPLPGSHAGYTPPHPAKRSTLPRIRARSPDLQRAPLDVDSTQHCDSAGEGSERRTNDSESGEELSSSSTEHLQAFEGVSPLKLSSLALDKVSN from the exons ATGGCGGACCTGCCCATCGCCCCGGGCCAGGTGTACATCGAGGTGGAGTATGACTACGAGTACAAGGCCAAGGAGCGCCTCATCACCATCCACCAGGGGGAGCACTTCCTGCTGGTGAAGAAGAGCAACGAGGACTGGTggcaggtgaggagggacgAGGGGGCCAAGCCTTTCTACGTCCCCGCCCAGTATGTCAGGGAGGTCCGCAAAGCCCTCATGCCCCCTCCCAAGCATCTGCTGCTCCCCGGGCCGGCGACGGCGTCCCGGGGAACGCAGGAAGTACGCCGCTCCAACGAGAACCTCAACCGGAGCGGAGGAAGCGAGTCGTCTGTCCTCGGGCTCCGCTcgcactccccctcctccccgtcgccctccacctcctccgggCACCCCACGCCGCCCACCGTGCACCGCAACGCCAACCACAGCCCAGGCAGCGACAACGACCACGCCCTTCcggaggccccgcccctcccgGGGAGCCACGCCGGGTACACCCCGCCCCACCCAGCCAAGCGGAGCACGCTGCCCCGCATCCGCGCCCGCTCTCCGGACCTCCAGAGGGCGCCGCTGGACGTGGACAGCACCCAGCACTGTGACTCAGCCGGCGAGGGCTCAGAGAGACGCACCAACGACTCCGAGTCTGGAGAAGAGCTGAGCAGCAGCTCCACCGAACACctgcag GCCTTTGAGGGAGTGTCTCCACTGAAGCTTTCTTCGCTGGCTCTCGACAAGGTGTCCAACTAG